Sequence from the Priestia megaterium genome:
CGACGGGACTCAGTACAGGCACAGGGACGACTATCTTTTTGCTGGGATATGCAAGGGTGCTAAAAGATTCCGTGATTTTTCGTCAGCATATATTAACCGAGCCGAGTGGAGAAGTAGCATTTTACGAAAGTTTTTTAAAAGAAGTAGACTATACGACGCTTGTGACATATAACGGGAAATCTTTTGATTGGCCTCATGTGAAGACTCGTCATACACTATTGAGAGATCATTTGCCCAAGCTGCCTAAGTTTGGCCACTTTGATTTATTGCATGCTTCAAGAAGACTGTGGAAACACAAAATGAATTCGGTTAAGCTCGCCAATGTAGAAAAAGAAATACTTGGAATCGAACGAGTTGATGATATTCCAGGCTTCTTAGCTCCCATGATTTATTTCGACTTTATTGAAACGAAAAACCCTAGAGGCTTATTCGATATTATGAAACATAACGAACATGATATTTTATCACTTATTACGCTATATATTCATTTATCAAAGCATCTCCTTACTAGTGAGGAGTTTACAGAAAAAGAAACATACGAAGTAGCAAGGTGGTATGAGCAGTTAGGAGAGAGCAAGCACGCTTTCTCTCTTTATCAAGGCGTAGCAGAAAAAGAAAAAGAAGAGCATGAAAAAGCTCAGCTAGCTATGGCTTATCATTATAAAAAAGAGAAGAGTTGGAAACAGGCAGTGGAGATGTTTGAACCCTTGGTTCACACATCTGAAGGTGACGTCTCTATAGAAGCATTAGTTGAGCTAGCTAAAATCTATGAACATCGTCTCAAAGATGTTCATAAAGCTCTTCTATATACCGAGCTAGCTTTGAAGAAATGGAGTCAACTCAGAGGAATGGCTAAAACAACGTCGGAAGAAGCGCTCGAAAAAAGACTTTTTAGACTAAAAAATAAATCAGCTAAAGCATAGACTTTAGCTGATTTATTTTAAAATATTCAGAATTATTATTATTTTGTTTTTGTAGATGTTTTATATTGTTCTATTTTTCAGTCATTGATAAAATTAGTCAATGTAAGACTGATTCTTACAGCTTAAAAACAGAACTTTGGTGAGATGGAGAGAGGCCTCATGAAAAATGTGATTTTAGTATCATTTTTCGCATTAATTTGTTTAACAGTAATTGTCTTAAGCAGTTTGAAAAATTCGTATAACTCCTTTATGTAGGCCAAAAATAGGTGTTTGTCTTAGTACATGTACATTACCCTTCACATATTGTAATAGTGTAATAACTAAACAGTGAAAGGGGAAAAAGGATATGTATCCAAGACCAACAAAATGTATGCCACCAATTGTGCATCCAACAAAA
This genomic interval carries:
- a CDS encoding ribonuclease H-like domain-containing protein, with the protein product MSFKNKLNRMKKHLHVTEAKPPVENNRQRTTSASIPYEQEWKGNDAVPYFAEDSYCMIREVIYPLDYKHGHYEFNELKKIVEVWNRSTVAHPLSAKGHTYSDLFFFDTETTGLSTGTGTTIFLLGYARVLKDSVIFRQHILTEPSGEVAFYESFLKEVDYTTLVTYNGKSFDWPHVKTRHTLLRDHLPKLPKFGHFDLLHASRRLWKHKMNSVKLANVEKEILGIERVDDIPGFLAPMIYFDFIETKNPRGLFDIMKHNEHDILSLITLYIHLSKHLLTSEEFTEKETYEVARWYEQLGESKHAFSLYQGVAEKEKEEHEKAQLAMAYHYKKEKSWKQAVEMFEPLVHTSEGDVSIEALVELAKIYEHRLKDVHKALLYTELALKKWSQLRGMAKTTSEEALEKRLFRLKNKSAKA